The Garra rufa chromosome 8, GarRuf1.0, whole genome shotgun sequence genome has a segment encoding these proteins:
- the LOC141340689 gene encoding uncharacterized protein gives MDTENGECDNLLRNVPMETMPGSSDATLPCRTRLTAQKESIVDKTWDHDTESENLGETHEGQKLLKESLQSAVPEQNKVDTGSTNEGELDKNVKNNKIADKAEENSNSEPDEKDTKTIESKESLQTQEEREKEKSQILINESENEEKSHEEETETLGDQKTEDADKNEDDQTPEDKKEKEEENKEIDNLNTGECDNLLRNVPTETMPGSSDATLPCRTRLTAPKESIVDKTWDHDTESEDSGETHEGQNLLKESLQSAVTEKNKEDTGNTNEGELDKDEKNGKNAGEAPEIINCKPDETDRDLKNQKSVQTQEEMNNENSPEDQNETLTDLESKDADKNDEGQTPGEKKEEKEQHKSIDSLNKEPVTPQPVVTERSTVDTGNVEEQLQTNENNSQNENVEQSPEQQNKSPWTDINEDDQRQEEETAHKGIDRQHTVSPANLEKETINISVPSSNQSPLSDYTDSNETDETTSPQPAVTESTVDTGNVEEQLQTNESNSRNENVEQSPEQQNKSPCTDINEDDASSDTMDSPANLEKGPINNQEPSNQSALSDYTDSDETQTETNMEEENTFRVEQKDKDNVLPNEELKGGQEQMQEEIKHDTESSEPINSINLDNQGKQTTPDSTIHDNSVSQQQYQ, from the exons ATGGACACTGAAAATG GTGAATGCGATAACCTGTTGAGAAATGTCCCAATGGAGACTATGCCAG GTTCATCTGATGCCACACTTCCTTGTCGCACCAGACTTACCGCTCAGAAAGAATCTATTGTTGATAAAACATGGGATCATGACACTGAATCAGAGAATTTGGGGGAAACTCATGAAGGACAAAAACTTTTGAAGGAAAGTCTGCAATCTGCTGTACCAGAACAAAACAAAGTGGACACAGGAAGTACAAATGAAGGAGAACTAgacaaaaatgtgaaaaacaacaaaattgcAGATAAAGCAGAAGAAAATTCAAACAGCGAACCTGATGAAAAAGACACAAAGACAATAGAGAGCAAGGAATCTTTACAAACCCAAGAAGAAAGGGAGAAAGAGAAAAGTCAAATTCTGATCAATGAGAGTGAAAATGAGGAGAAGTCACATGAGGAGGAGACTGAGACACTAGGAGACCAGAAAACTGAAGATGCAGATAAAAATGAGGATGACCAGACACCTGAAGACAAGAAAGAAAAGGAAGAGGAAAACAAAGAGATAGACAACCTGAACACAG GTGAATGTGATAATCTGTTGAGAAATGTCCCAACGGAGACTatgccag GTTCATCTGATGCCACACTTCCTTGTCGCACCAGACTTACTGCTCCGAAAGAATCTATTGTTGATAAAACATGGGACCATGACACTGAATCAGAGGATTCAGGCGAAACTCATGAAGGACAAAACCTTTTGAAGGAAAGTCTGCAATCTGCtgtaacagaaaaaaacaaagagGACACAGGAAATACAAATGAAGGAGAACTAGACAAAGATgagaaaaatggcaaaaatgcaGGTGAAGCACCAGAAATCATTAACTGCAAACCCGATGAAACAGACAGAGATTTAAAAAACCAGAAATCCGTACAAACACAAGAAGAAATGAATAACGAGAACTCACCTGAGGATCAGAATGAGACACTCACAGATCTGGAAAGTAAAGATGCAGATAAAAATGACGAAGGCCAGACACCTGGAGAAAAAAAAGAGGAGAAAGAGCAACACAAAAGTATAGACAGCCTGAACAAAG AGCCTGTAACTCCACAGCCTGTTGTGACAGAAAGAAGTACAGTGGACACAGGAAATGTAGAAGAACAACTGCAAACAAATGAGAATAACagccaaaatgaaaatgttgaaCAGTCACCAGAGCAGCAGAACAAGAGCCCATGGACAGATATTAATGAGGATGACCAGAGACAAGAAGAGGAAACAGCACATAAGGGTATAGATAGACAACACACAG TTTCACCAGCTAACCTGGAGAAGGAAACTATTAACATCAGTGTCCCATCTTCAAATCAGTCTCCCCTAAGTGATTACACAGACTCAAATGAGACAGATG AGACCACATCTCCACAGCCTGCTGTGACAGAAAGTACAGTGGACACAGGGAATGTAGAAGAACAACTGCAAACAAATGAGAGTAACAGCCGAAATGAAAATGTTGAACAGTCACCAGAGCAGCAGAACAAGAGCCCATGTACAGATATTAATGAGGATGACGCTTCCAGTGATACTATGG ATTCACCAGCTAACCTGGAGAAGGGACCTATAAACAATCAGGAACCTTCAAATCAGTCTGCCCTAAGTGATTACACAGACTCAGACGAGACACAGACAGAAACAAACATGGAAGAAGAAAACACATTTCGAGTGGAGCAAAAGGACAAAGACAATGTTTTACCAAATGAGGAACTGAAAGGTGGTCAGGAACAAATGCAAGAAGAAATCAAACATGACACAGAGTCATCTGAGCCAATAAATAGCATTAACTTAGATAATCAGGGCAAACAAACTACTCCAGACAGTACAATACATGACAACAGTGTCTCTCAGCAGCAGTATCAGTGA